The Deinococcus wulumuqiensis R12 genome has a window encoding:
- a CDS encoding TCR/Tet family MFS transporter produces MPRRPPALLFILLTALIDVMGIGLIIPVLPGLVKELAGSEVAGARFIGWLTAAYALMQFVFAPILGTLSDRYGRRPVLLLSLLGMALDYLVLFFAPNLWWLLVGRLVAGVTGASLTVANAYIADVTAPEDRARNFGMLGATFGLGFILGPMLGGLLGEYGLRVPFLVAAGLTALNFLYGLLVLPESLPPEKRGAVQGGTFNPLTPLRALGEFPILRRLAATFVLLGLAGQTIFSTWVLFTESTLDWTPKQNGVALAFYGLLTAGVQAGLIGWFIGTFGERRTIMTGLVASTLEFVVLSVARSGPMLYLSLVVGALGGLAQPALQGLISRQVSEQEQGRAMGALTSLNSLVGVFGPVVATSVYAFGTAAGFPGAAFAMGAALSVLGTLLILGVLRGLDGGRGEAESV; encoded by the coding sequence ATGCCGCGCCGTCCGCCCGCCCTGCTGTTCATTCTGCTCACCGCCCTGATCGACGTGATGGGCATCGGCCTGATCATTCCGGTGCTGCCGGGGCTGGTCAAGGAACTCGCCGGGTCGGAAGTCGCCGGGGCGCGGTTTATCGGCTGGCTGACGGCGGCGTACGCGCTGATGCAGTTCGTGTTTGCCCCCATTCTGGGCACGCTCTCGGACCGCTACGGGCGGCGGCCCGTGCTGCTGCTGTCGCTGCTGGGCATGGCGCTCGATTACCTCGTGCTGTTTTTCGCGCCGAACCTGTGGTGGCTGCTGGTCGGGCGCCTGGTGGCCGGGGTCACGGGGGCCAGCCTGACCGTCGCCAACGCCTACATCGCCGACGTGACGGCCCCCGAGGACCGCGCCAGAAACTTCGGGATGCTGGGGGCCACCTTCGGCCTGGGGTTCATCCTGGGGCCGATGCTGGGCGGGCTGCTGGGCGAGTACGGGCTGCGTGTGCCCTTTCTGGTCGCGGCGGGGCTGACGGCGCTGAACTTCCTCTACGGCCTGCTGGTGCTGCCCGAGTCGCTGCCGCCCGAAAAGCGCGGCGCGGTGCAGGGAGGCACCTTCAACCCCTTGACCCCGCTGCGGGCGCTGGGCGAGTTCCCGATTCTGCGCCGCCTCGCCGCCACCTTCGTGCTGCTGGGGCTGGCCGGGCAGACGATTTTCAGCACCTGGGTGCTGTTCACCGAGAGCACGCTGGACTGGACCCCGAAGCAAAACGGCGTGGCCCTCGCCTTCTACGGTCTGCTGACGGCGGGCGTGCAGGCGGGACTGATCGGCTGGTTTATCGGCACCTTCGGCGAGCGGCGCACCATCATGACCGGGCTGGTCGCGTCCACGCTGGAATTCGTGGTCCTGAGCGTGGCCCGCAGCGGCCCCATGCTTTACCTCTCGCTGGTGGTCGGGGCGCTGGGGGGACTGGCGCAACCCGCGCTGCAAGGCCTGATTTCCCGGCAGGTCAGCGAGCAGGAACAGGGCCGGGCGATGGGCGCCCTGACCAGCCTGAACAGTCTGGTGGGCGTGTTCGGGCCTGTGGTCGCCACCAGCGTCTATGCCTTCGGCACCGCTGCGGGCTTTCCGGGCGCGGCCTTTGCGATGGGCGCCGCCCTCTCGGTGCTGGGCACGCTGCTGATTCTGGGGGTGCTGCGCGGGCTTGATGGTGGACGGGGAGAGGCGGAATCCGTCTGA
- the hisJ gene encoding histidinol-phosphatase HisJ, whose protein sequence is MTGLCDSHLHTPLCGHASGTPREYAQAALDAGLAGLCFTDHMPMPRWYDAPWRMRLEQLPEYIAQIQAVQQEFAGRLDVRLGLEADLHPGTEKFVEQVLNMHDWDYVIGSVHYLGAWGFDNPEFVDEYEARDLTQLYRDYYALVEGAAKSGLFDSIGHLDLPKKFGHRDPEGYAALHALDVVAGQGLALDFNTAGWRKPVAEAYPAPDLVRAAAERGIPFVLGSDAHKPEEVGHRFTDAVKEIREVGGKVVTYKGRKQRG, encoded by the coding sequence ATGACCGGCCTCTGCGACTCGCACCTGCATACGCCCCTGTGCGGCCACGCCAGCGGTACCCCCCGCGAGTACGCGCAGGCGGCGCTGGACGCCGGACTCGCGGGCCTGTGCTTTACCGACCACATGCCCATGCCGCGCTGGTACGACGCGCCCTGGCGGATGCGGCTGGAACAGTTGCCGGAGTACATCGCCCAGATTCAGGCGGTGCAGCAGGAGTTTGCCGGGCGGCTGGACGTGCGGCTGGGCCTAGAGGCCGACTTGCACCCCGGCACGGAGAAGTTTGTGGAACAGGTGCTGAACATGCACGACTGGGATTACGTCATCGGCAGCGTGCATTACCTCGGCGCGTGGGGGTTCGACAACCCGGAATTCGTGGACGAGTACGAAGCACGCGACCTGACGCAGCTTTACCGCGACTATTACGCGCTGGTGGAGGGCGCGGCAAAAAGTGGCCTGTTCGACTCCATTGGCCATCTGGACTTGCCCAAGAAATTCGGGCACCGCGACCCAGAAGGTTACGCCGCGCTGCACGCGCTCGACGTGGTGGCCGGGCAGGGGCTGGCGCTGGATTTCAACACGGCAGGCTGGCGCAAGCCCGTGGCCGAGGCGTACCCGGCCCCCGACCTCGTGCGGGCCGCCGCCGAGCGCGGCATCCCCTTCGTGCTGGGCAGTGACGCGCACAAGCCGGAAGAAGTCGGGCACCGTTTTACCGACGCGGTGAAGGAGATTCGGGAGGTGGGGGGAAAAGTGGTGACGTACAAAGGGAGGAAGCAGCGTGGCTGA
- a CDS encoding IS4 family transposase, with protein sequence MTTFHPLQAEQWALKHFGAVDLGDRRRNQRAVRIAQGMASRSGKSIPKLFDRRADVKAAYTFMSRKEATPERLQTPHRNHVRAALGQAGTFLLLEDSSEFIWSRHQETPGLGRTGDLRSPVRQGFTLHTTLAVKWQKPHQQSGQRLPVQVLGILDQEYYLRQPAPTASESDAERRQRENKESALWTRATERIGKGPDDQDVRWVRVCDRGADIEVFMRGVIAQGQGFVVRAAQNRRLLDPNARTRECIGHVFEAARAASPLGSYTIDLRGRKGQKARAAHVEVSVVRAYLWPTPMAGGQGKPRQEGIRVSIVRVAEKPSDDVKEPLEWMLLTDADIETFEEAHEVALQYQARWLVEEFHKGLKTGLGAERLQLEAGQRLKAMISMMSVVATRLLALREDSRERPNDPAQSAGLSAVELQVLSKVLKRQLKTVQDVILALGRLGGHMNRKSDGLPGWQALWEGMNMLQVYVEGYKLART encoded by the coding sequence GTGACGACCTTTCACCCGCTACAGGCAGAGCAATGGGCACTGAAGCACTTTGGTGCTGTGGATCTTGGAGATCGGCGTAGAAATCAACGAGCAGTACGCATTGCGCAGGGGATGGCTTCCCGATCCGGGAAGTCCATCCCCAAGCTTTTTGACCGTAGAGCAGATGTCAAAGCGGCGTATACCTTCATGTCACGCAAGGAGGCAACCCCTGAGCGCCTTCAAACACCTCACCGCAACCATGTACGCGCAGCACTGGGGCAGGCAGGAACCTTCTTGCTGCTTGAAGACAGCAGCGAATTCATCTGGTCACGACATCAGGAGACTCCCGGCCTTGGGCGGACCGGGGATCTCAGATCCCCGGTTCGGCAGGGGTTTACCCTCCACACGACACTTGCTGTGAAATGGCAAAAACCCCATCAGCAAAGTGGGCAACGGCTTCCCGTTCAGGTTCTGGGCATACTCGATCAGGAGTATTACCTCCGGCAACCCGCACCCACAGCGTCAGAGAGCGACGCTGAGCGACGCCAGCGGGAAAACAAGGAAAGTGCGTTGTGGACAAGAGCAACTGAACGCATCGGAAAAGGGCCGGACGACCAAGACGTTCGATGGGTCAGAGTCTGTGACAGAGGGGCAGATATTGAGGTCTTTATGCGTGGCGTCATCGCTCAAGGACAGGGTTTCGTTGTCAGGGCAGCCCAAAACCGGCGGCTTCTTGATCCGAATGCCCGCACACGGGAGTGCATTGGGCATGTCTTTGAGGCAGCCAGGGCTGCCTCGCCGCTTGGAAGTTACACCATAGACCTTCGAGGGAGAAAAGGTCAGAAAGCACGTGCTGCACACGTTGAAGTGAGTGTTGTTCGTGCGTACCTTTGGCCGACACCAATGGCGGGTGGTCAAGGTAAACCTCGTCAGGAAGGGATACGGGTCAGCATTGTTCGTGTGGCAGAAAAGCCTTCGGATGACGTGAAAGAACCGTTGGAATGGATGCTGCTCACGGATGCCGACATTGAGACCTTTGAGGAAGCGCACGAAGTGGCGCTTCAGTACCAGGCCCGTTGGCTGGTGGAAGAGTTTCATAAAGGGTTGAAGACGGGCCTGGGAGCAGAGCGGCTCCAGTTGGAAGCGGGTCAGCGTCTCAAAGCCATGATTTCGATGATGAGTGTGGTGGCCACAAGGTTACTCGCGCTACGCGAGGATTCACGAGAACGCCCAAATGATCCAGCTCAGAGCGCTGGGTTGAGTGCCGTCGAACTTCAGGTGCTGAGCAAGGTTTTGAAACGGCAACTGAAGACTGTGCAGGACGTCATTTTGGCATTGGGAAGGTTGGGAGGACATATGAACCGAAAAAGCGATGGCCTGCCAGGGTGGCAGGCCTTGTGGGAGGGAATGAATATGCTTCAGGTCTATGTCGAGGGGTATAAGTTAGCTCGCACCTAA
- a CDS encoding DNA polymerase/3'-5' exonuclease PolX: MTAPLPARKYLVRALERTADLLDILGEEEFKSRAYRGAARSLETLPEETPELLAKDFAGIPRVGKGIAAELSEFARTGSFAPLDAAAAQLPPGLLELLDVRGLGPKKIRSLWLSGIDSLERLREAAQGGELAALKGFGAKSAAGILENVEFLLEARTRQRLDAGLHAAEALVSRLADLDARVSGDVRRGLDTVRVARVTVTGTPEAVTERLSGVVEELERVPERPVLAGRLDGVPVEVAFVPEEARGTLDLLMGGSGAYRQELIDAAQARGLELRSRGLLRGGQVVPAPTEADVARHLGVTLRPAEYREPEHDGLWSALPAPEDLLQVSDLRGMIHTHSTWSDGGASIEEMARETLRLGHEYLGTADHSRAAHYANGLSVERLRAQLKEVRELQRAGLPIVAGSEVDILDDGSLDFPDDVLAELDYVVASVHSGFTLDAERQTERLIRAASHPLVTVLGHPTGRLLLRRPGYALDVDAVLGACEAAGTVVELNANPARLDLDWRWVLRWRGRLTWAINTDAHVPAGLGDARYGVAVARKAGLTPAQVVNSLGRQAFLDFVARQRSARSSAAPAERA; encoded by the coding sequence ATGACCGCGCCCCTGCCTGCCCGCAAATACCTCGTTCGCGCTCTGGAGCGCACGGCTGACCTGCTGGACATTCTGGGCGAGGAAGAATTCAAGTCGAGGGCCTACCGGGGCGCGGCCCGCAGCCTGGAAACGTTGCCCGAAGAAACGCCCGAACTACTCGCAAAGGACTTCGCCGGGATTCCCCGCGTGGGCAAGGGGATCGCGGCGGAACTGAGCGAATTCGCCCGCACGGGCAGCTTTGCCCCGCTGGACGCGGCAGCCGCGCAGTTGCCGCCCGGTCTGCTGGAACTGCTGGACGTGCGCGGGCTGGGGCCGAAGAAGATCCGTTCCCTCTGGCTCTCGGGGATAGATTCGCTGGAGCGGCTGCGGGAAGCGGCGCAGGGCGGCGAACTGGCGGCCCTGAAGGGCTTCGGGGCAAAGAGTGCCGCCGGAATTCTGGAAAACGTGGAGTTCCTGCTGGAAGCCCGGACCCGCCAGCGCCTGGACGCCGGGTTGCACGCGGCGGAGGCGCTCGTATCCCGCCTGGCGGACCTGGACGCCCGCGTGTCCGGGGACGTGCGGCGCGGCCTGGACACGGTGCGCGTGGCGCGGGTCACCGTGACGGGCACGCCGGAGGCCGTCACCGAGCGCCTTTCGGGCGTGGTGGAGGAACTGGAACGCGTGCCGGAGCGCCCCGTGCTGGCCGGGAGGCTGGACGGCGTGCCGGTGGAGGTCGCCTTTGTGCCAGAGGAAGCGCGCGGCACGCTGGACCTGCTCATGGGGGGCAGCGGCGCGTACCGCCAGGAACTCATTGACGCGGCGCAGGCACGGGGCCTGGAACTGAGGTCACGGGGGCTGCTCCGGGGCGGCCAGGTCGTCCCCGCCCCCACCGAAGCGGACGTGGCCCGGCACCTGGGCGTCACGCTGCGCCCCGCCGAGTACCGCGAACCCGAACATGACGGCCTGTGGAGCGCCCTGCCCGCCCCGGAGGACCTGCTGCAAGTCAGCGACTTGCGCGGCATGATTCACACCCATTCCACGTGGTCCGACGGCGGCGCGAGCATCGAGGAAATGGCCCGCGAAACGCTGCGGCTGGGGCACGAGTACCTCGGCACGGCGGACCATTCCCGCGCCGCGCACTACGCGAACGGCCTGAGCGTGGAGCGGCTGCGGGCACAACTGAAGGAAGTGCGCGAGTTGCAGCGGGCCGGGCTGCCCATCGTGGCCGGAAGCGAGGTGGACATTCTGGACGACGGCTCGCTGGACTTCCCCGACGACGTGCTGGCCGAACTCGACTACGTGGTGGCGAGCGTCCACAGCGGTTTCACGCTGGACGCCGAGCGGCAGACCGAGCGCCTGATTCGCGCCGCCTCGCACCCCCTGGTGACGGTGCTGGGACACCCCACGGGCCGCCTGCTGCTGCGCCGCCCCGGGTACGCCCTGGACGTGGACGCCGTGCTGGGCGCGTGCGAGGCGGCGGGCACGGTGGTCGAACTCAACGCCAACCCCGCCCGCCTCGACCTCGACTGGCGCTGGGTGCTGCGCTGGCGTGGGCGCCTGACCTGGGCCATCAACACCGACGCGCATGTGCCCGCTGGGCTGGGCGACGCCCGCTACGGGGTGGCGGTGGCCCGCAAAGCCGGACTGACCCCGGCGCAGGTGGTCAACTCGCTGGGGCGCCAGGCGTTTCTGGACTTCGTGGCCCGGCAGCGCTCGGCGCGGAGCAGCGCGGCCCCGGCAGAGCGTGCATAA
- a CDS encoding class I SAM-dependent methyltransferase: MAEGRTETAQKRYGRLARELGGYFHPWQRTLSGPDPELTFDLLLADLLTPQTRVLEAGCGHGPDAARFGPLAARWAAYDFAPELLELARHNAPHADFHLWNGKTDIPSDLNGPFDFIVSRRGPTSVILRLPELAAPDAQFLYVGPRLHVPQVPERLQAVGWEVLGEWRASVLAHAPTWADWQTRCEWMAEEARQSDWDAQAGAQGMLYREERYVVLARRLPT, from the coding sequence GTGGCTGAGGGACGCACCGAAACGGCGCAGAAACGCTATGGCCGACTCGCCCGCGAACTGGGCGGATACTTTCATCCCTGGCAGCGCACGCTGAGCGGCCCCGACCCCGAACTCACCTTCGACTTGCTGCTGGCTGACCTGCTGACGCCGCAGACGCGGGTGCTGGAAGCGGGCTGCGGGCACGGGCCGGACGCTGCGCGTTTCGGACCACTCGCTGCCCGCTGGGCCGCCTACGATTTCGCGCCGGAACTGCTGGAGCTGGCCCGACACAATGCCCCACATGCCGATTTCCACCTCTGGAACGGCAAAACGGACATTCCCTCTGACCTGAATGGTCCCTTCGACTTCATCGTGTCGCGGCGTGGGCCGACCTCGGTGATTCTGCGCCTGCCTGAACTGGCCGCCCCCGACGCCCAGTTCCTGTACGTGGGGCCGCGCCTGCATGTACCGCAGGTGCCCGAGCGGCTCCAGGCGGTGGGCTGGGAGGTGCTGGGCGAGTGGCGGGCCTCGGTGCTGGCCCACGCGCCCACCTGGGCCGACTGGCAAACCCGCTGCGAGTGGATGGCAGAGGAAGCCCGGCAAAGCGACTGGGACGCGCAGGCAGGGGCACAGGGGATGCTTTACCGTGAGGAGCGGTACGTGGTGCTGGCCCGTAGACTGCCCACATGA
- a CDS encoding solute symporter family protein: MTFLMAAIIVLLTLGITFWASGRNTSAGDFYVAGGKITATQNGIAIAGDYMSAASFLGITGLIALNGYDGFMYSVAWFIAYLTVLFIVAEPLRNLGKYTLADMLVYRLKDQKVRFYAAFSTIVVSTFYMIAQVVGAGSLISLLSGGAISPTLAIPLVGALMIVYVVVGGMLATTWVQIVKAMLLMFATIVMTVLILAKFGFSFSNLLGEAARVNGQEFLVPGAKFKNPIDLISLCLALVLGTAGLPHILTRFFTVPTAQDARKSVVVAMWLIGGFYVMTAFMGNAANVLVGKDKIIEANAAGNMAAPLLAQALGGVGTFTGELFLAFVVAVAFATILAVVAGLTISASTSFTHDIYNGVLRGGTVSEQEQFKVARMATIAVGVISIILGLLAKDQNVAFLVALAFAIASSANLPVILFTLFWRRFNATGAVWGIMGGLIVTLALIAVSPNIMGIDPPEKTKARHPIQAQAIFPLENPGIVSIPAGFALAAIGTMLGKRRPEDDENFEAMQYRAYTGAGVDGSVAAHD; the protein is encoded by the coding sequence ATGACCTTTCTGATGGCGGCCATCATCGTCCTGCTGACCCTGGGGATTACCTTCTGGGCCTCGGGGCGCAACACTTCTGCCGGGGACTTCTACGTCGCCGGGGGCAAAATCACCGCCACCCAGAACGGCATCGCCATCGCCGGGGACTACATGTCGGCGGCGTCCTTCCTGGGCATCACGGGCCTGATTGCGCTGAACGGCTACGACGGCTTCATGTACTCGGTGGCGTGGTTCATCGCCTACCTGACGGTGCTGTTCATCGTGGCCGAGCCGCTCAGGAACCTCGGCAAGTACACCCTGGCCGACATGCTGGTCTACCGCCTCAAGGACCAGAAGGTGCGCTTCTACGCGGCGTTTTCGACCATCGTCGTTTCAACCTTCTACATGATTGCCCAGGTGGTGGGCGCGGGCAGCCTGATTTCGCTGCTCTCGGGCGGGGCCATCAGCCCGACGCTCGCCATTCCGCTGGTCGGGGCGCTGATGATCGTCTACGTCGTGGTCGGTGGCATGCTGGCAACGACCTGGGTGCAAATCGTCAAGGCCATGCTGCTGATGTTCGCCACCATCGTGATGACGGTGCTGATTCTCGCCAAGTTCGGCTTCTCGTTCAGCAACCTGCTGGGCGAAGCTGCCCGCGTCAACGGCCAGGAATTCCTGGTGCCCGGTGCCAAATTCAAAAACCCCATCGACCTGATTTCGCTCTGCCTCGCGCTGGTGCTGGGGACGGCGGGGCTGCCGCACATCCTGACCCGCTTTTTCACCGTGCCCACCGCCCAGGACGCCCGCAAGAGCGTGGTCGTGGCGATGTGGCTGATCGGCGGCTTCTATGTCATGACCGCTTTCATGGGCAACGCGGCCAACGTGCTGGTCGGCAAGGACAAAATCATCGAGGCCAACGCCGCAGGCAACATGGCCGCGCCGCTGCTGGCCCAGGCACTCGGCGGGGTGGGAACGTTCACGGGTGAACTGTTCCTTGCCTTCGTGGTCGCCGTCGCCTTCGCCACCATTCTGGCGGTGGTCGCGGGCCTGACCATCAGCGCGAGCACGTCCTTTACCCACGACATCTACAACGGCGTGCTGCGCGGCGGCACCGTCAGCGAGCAGGAGCAGTTCAAGGTGGCGCGGATGGCGACCATCGCGGTCGGCGTCATCTCCATCATCCTGGGCCTGCTCGCCAAAGACCAGAACGTGGCCTTCCTGGTGGCCCTGGCCTTCGCCATCGCGTCGAGTGCCAACCTGCCAGTCATCCTGTTCACGCTGTTCTGGCGGCGCTTCAACGCCACGGGCGCGGTGTGGGGCATCATGGGCGGCCTGATCGTCACGCTGGCGCTGATTGCCGTCAGCCCCAACATCATGGGCATCGACCCCCCCGAAAAGACCAAGGCCCGGCACCCCATCCAGGCCCAGGCGATTTTCCCGTTGGAAAACCCCGGCATCGTCAGCATTCCCGCCGGGTTTGCCCTCGCCGCCATTGGCACCATGCTCGGCAAGCGCCGCCCCGAGGACGACGAGAACTTCGAGGCCATGCAGTACCGCGCCTACACGGGTGCGGGGGTGGACGGCTCGGTGGCGGCCCACGACTGA
- a CDS encoding TIGR00730 family Rossman fold protein → MRVGKNTDSAIWMHRRRFPDCAGIKRNPYDGCSASWASFPSDSTAWRISRCRWSRCTAAPAPRSPTAFTAWRRRWGANWWGQVSAWSRAANQGAYEAGGVSVGLNIALPHEQRHNPYQTLSLEFEYFHARKVMLARYSHAFVAFPGGFGTLDEMMEILTLVQTRKMRPVPIYFVGEAHWRGLVEWFRASLVEQGAIAADDLKLFKLVDDVSRIPADVLAYHDPGTGDGFKRPTAADTEKARGEQPT, encoded by the coding sequence ATGCGAGTAGGAAAAAATACGGATTCTGCGATATGGATGCACAGGCGGCGCTTTCCCGACTGTGCAGGAATTAAGCGGAATCCGTATGACGGATGTTCCGCGTCCTGGGCGAGTTTTCCATCGGATTCGACCGCATGGCGCATCTCAAGGTGCCGCTGGTCACGGTGTACGGCAGCGCCCGCACCGCGCTCACCGACCGCTTTTACGGCCTGGCGCAGACGCTGGGGCGCGAATTGGTGGGGGCAGGTTTCGGCGTGGTCACGGGCGGCGAACCAGGGCGCCTACGAGGCGGGCGGCGTCAGTGTGGGCCTCAACATCGCCTTGCCGCACGAGCAGCGGCACAATCCCTACCAGACGCTCTCGCTGGAGTTCGAGTATTTCCACGCCCGCAAGGTGATGCTGGCCCGCTATTCCCACGCCTTTGTCGCGTTTCCCGGCGGCTTCGGCACATTGGATGAGATGATGGAGATTCTGACGCTGGTGCAGACCCGCAAGATGCGCCCGGTGCCCATCTATTTCGTCGGCGAGGCGCACTGGCGCGGGCTGGTGGAGTGGTTCCGGGCCTCGCTGGTCGAACAGGGGGCCATTGCCGCCGACGACCTGAAGCTGTTCAAGCTGGTGGACGACGTTTCGCGGATTCCCGCCGACGTGCTGGCCTACCACGACCCCGGCACCGGCGACGGTTTCAAGCGCCCGACCGCTGCCGACACCGAGAAGGCGCGGGGCGAGCAGCCCACCTGA
- a CDS encoding quinone oxidoreductase family protein: MSYAVYVERFGGPEVLRWRSQPDPSPAPLAGQVHLEISHTSVNYADVLARQGRGDKAGTLPFIPGLDALGSVTALDENVQNLTLGQRVACFPLGGSYAEALVAPAHLCFPVPAGVPDAAAASLTTLVTAYNVVHHAGRVQPGETVLVHAAAGGVGHLAVQLARLAGAARIVGVVSGPQRADFVRGLGADEVVDRRQADFAERVRAVTDGRGADVILDSVGGETAERGLGVLAPFGRLVLYGHASGEEARLPSKPLHRQSKSVIGYSSGHHRQGRPEVVQQAAARAFDLVAAGQLRVQVGAEFALADAAQAHALVEGGDVLGRVLLRA; the protein is encoded by the coding sequence ATGTCTTACGCCGTTTACGTGGAAAGGTTCGGTGGCCCCGAGGTGCTGCGCTGGCGCAGTCAGCCAGACCCTTCGCCTGCGCCGCTCGCCGGGCAGGTGCATCTGGAAATCAGCCACACCAGCGTCAATTACGCCGACGTGCTGGCCCGGCAGGGAAGGGGCGACAAGGCGGGAACGCTCCCCTTCATTCCCGGTTTGGACGCGCTCGGGAGCGTCACGGCGCTGGATGAAAATGTCCAGAACCTAACACTCGGCCAGCGGGTCGCCTGCTTTCCGCTGGGCGGCAGCTACGCCGAGGCACTCGTGGCGCCGGCCCACCTCTGTTTTCCGGTGCCGGCGGGCGTGCCGGACGCGGCGGCGGCGAGCCTGACCACGCTGGTGACGGCCTACAACGTCGTCCACCACGCCGGGCGCGTGCAGCCGGGCGAGACCGTGCTGGTTCACGCGGCGGCGGGCGGGGTCGGGCACCTCGCCGTGCAACTCGCGCGGCTTGCGGGGGCGGCCCGCATCGTCGGGGTGGTCAGCGGACCGCAGCGGGCCGACTTCGTGCGCGGCCTCGGTGCCGACGAGGTGGTCGACCGCCGGCAGGCCGACTTCGCCGAGCGGGTCCGGGCCGTGACAGACGGGCGCGGGGCAGACGTGATTCTGGATTCGGTCGGCGGCGAAACGGCGGAGCGCGGCCTGGGCGTGCTCGCTCCCTTCGGACGGCTGGTGCTCTACGGCCACGCGAGCGGCGAGGAAGCGCGCCTGCCGTCCAAACCGCTGCACCGCCAGAGCAAAAGCGTGATCGGCTACAGCAGCGGCCACCACCGCCAGGGCCGCCCGGAAGTCGTGCAGCAGGCGGCGGCGCGGGCCTTTGACCTCGTGGCGGCGGGGCAACTCCGGGTGCAGGTCGGCGCCGAGTTCGCTCTGGCAGACGCGGCGCAGGCCCACGCGCTGGTGGAAGGCGGCGACGTGCTCGGGCGAGTGCTGCTGCGGGCTTAG
- a CDS encoding DUF485 domain-containing protein, with the protein MTVAATSAPPVRNAAYRELMRQKNSFMISMTIAFMVLFFLLPLLAGFNKPLMATKVFGNVNFGYVLAFLEFIMGWVMAQIYVARARTFDRLALEAQQ; encoded by the coding sequence ATGACGGTCGCCGCCACCTCTGCTCCCCCCGTGCGCAACGCGGCCTACCGCGAACTGATGCGCCAGAAGAACAGTTTCATGATCAGCATGACCATCGCGTTCATGGTGCTGTTTTTCCTGCTGCCGCTGCTGGCCGGGTTCAACAAGCCGCTGATGGCGACCAAGGTGTTCGGTAACGTCAATTTCGGCTACGTGCTGGCGTTCCTCGAATTCATCATGGGGTGGGTCATGGCGCAGATTTATGTGGCCCGCGCCCGCACCTTCGACCGTCTGGCACTGGAGGCCCAGCAATGA
- a CDS encoding M24 family metallopeptidase: MSNPATANPIPAMQAALAQTDLGGWLVYDFQGLNPHARRVLGIPEGVFLTRRFFVWVPREGQAVVLHNHIEGGNWGRVTRDWGARLRPFGSHAELDAALRDVVAGQSLAMEYSPDGAVPYVSRVDAGTVERVRRAGAAHIASSADLLQAFLVWMPDDLAAHRRAAAVLMEAKDAAFHLIHERLQAGQPVTEWEVQQLIMERIHAAGMQAGHDVNVSFGVNAADSHYEPSAERSATLEPGQCVLIDLWAQEPGRPFADVTWVGHAGEPSAEYLDAWAAVRAARDAAVGLLQSRVQAEGYGRLQGWELDRAARDAMGETWSQFFLHRTGHDLGVQIHGAGANLDDYETRDTRTLTPGLAVTVEPGTYPAAPFSAGRGGFGIRSEVDVYLAPGGPEVTTHVQQFPFVLGVGDWATVRARGYGEG; this comes from the coding sequence ATGTCCAACCCAGCCACAGCCAACCCCATTCCTGCCATGCAAGCCGCCCTCGCGCAGACCGACCTGGGCGGCTGGCTGGTCTATGACTTTCAGGGCCTCAACCCCCACGCCCGCCGGGTGCTGGGCATTCCCGAAGGCGTGTTTTTGACCCGGCGCTTTTTCGTGTGGGTGCCGCGTGAGGGGCAGGCGGTCGTGCTGCACAACCACATCGAGGGCGGCAACTGGGGGCGGGTCACGCGGGACTGGGGCGCGAGGCTGCGGCCTTTCGGGTCACACGCCGAACTCGACGCCGCCCTGCGGGACGTGGTGGCGGGGCAGTCGCTGGCGATGGAATACAGCCCGGACGGAGCGGTGCCCTATGTCAGCCGGGTGGACGCTGGAACCGTAGAACGGGTGCGCCGCGCCGGGGCCGCCCACATCGCCAGCAGCGCCGACCTGCTCCAAGCCTTCCTGGTCTGGATGCCCGACGACCTCGCCGCGCACCGCCGGGCCGCCGCCGTGCTGATGGAAGCCAAGGACGCCGCCTTCCACCTCATCCACGAGCGACTTCAGGCGGGCCAGCCTGTGACCGAATGGGAAGTGCAGCAGCTCATCATGGAGCGCATTCACGCGGCGGGGATGCAGGCGGGGCACGACGTGAACGTGAGTTTCGGGGTCAACGCCGCCGACAGCCACTACGAACCGAGCGCCGAGCGCAGCGCGACGCTGGAGCCGGGGCAGTGCGTCCTGATTGACCTGTGGGCGCAGGAACCGGGCCGCCCCTTTGCCGACGTGACCTGGGTGGGCCACGCGGGCGAACCTTCGGCGGAATATCTGGACGCCTGGGCCGCCGTGCGTGCGGCACGCGACGCGGCAGTGGGACTGTTGCAAAGTCGCGTGCAGGCCGAGGGCTACGGGCGCTTGCAAGGCTGGGAACTCGACCGCGCCGCCCGTGACGCGATGGGGGAGACGTGGAGCCAGTTTTTCCTGCACCGCACCGGACACGACCTGGGCGTGCAGATTCACGGGGCGGGGGCCAACCTCGACGACTATGAAACCCGCGACACCCGCACCCTCACGCCGGGCCTCGCCGTCACCGTCGAACCCGGCACCTATCCCGCTGCTCCTTTTTCTGCGGGTCGGGGGGGCTTCGGCATCCGCTCGGAGGTGGACGTGTACCTCGCGCCGGGTGGCCCCGAAGTCACCACCCACGTGCAGCAGTTTCCCTTCGTGCTGGGCGTGGGCGACTGGGCAACGGTGCGGGCGCGGGGCTACGGCGAAGGGTAA